From one Rhopalosiphum padi isolate XX-2018 chromosome 2, ASM2088224v1, whole genome shotgun sequence genomic stretch:
- the LOC132922088 gene encoding uncharacterized protein LOC132922088 yields MFKIFATVTCLTALASAVIGQADYHDDERQGRGWNMLEGAKRSCVGMNGRPGICMGQSECTEANGKSVGRCFPFDSCCSVTPNSCGGFSSSSTAYFQSPEKFQDVCSYKINVRRNVCQLRIDFERFSLGQPTKQTSESAYTCERDEFTLISNDDTKINVPVLCGENSGQHVYVPVNQQQSDSKNNNNYNNKHQITLKFRLTARDEDDTDPEPFWKLKISQLECQTTSTNWWKIKDIARQVWDWEDEERDATRSKYSLAPEGCLQYFTDKHGSFESFNYNKGMGHYLGNLNYATCFRRNQDTCGIKYEAVKFQVAYNQRLTGSTDRDCDTVPAGESEQTTPTSGTTQPSTETTQASAETTQAPTGTTQLSTETTQPSSSTETSPNGRSSRKRSSERGDYLLIPDGLYSSSRFASKYCDKSLENVDDSTVKTQGPLYVAFVSDDYSNPNEDVEKGYKINYSLTNTGC; encoded by the exons atgtttaaaatattcgcGACCGTGACGTGTTTAACGGCTCTTGCATCAGCCGTCATCGGGCAAGCGGATTATCACGACGACGAGCGTCAAGGCAGAG GATGGAATATGCTGGAAGGAGCCAAACGTTCGTGCGTCGGGATGAACGGCCGACCTGGGATTTGTATGGGCCAAAGCGAGTGTACAGAAGCCAACGGAAAATCAGTGGGCAGGTGTTTCCCGTTCGATTCTTGCTGTTCAG ttacaccTAATTCATGTGGTGGATTTTCGAGTTCAAGCACGGCATATTTCCAAAGCCCAGAGAAATTCCAGGACGTTTGCTCGTACAAGATCAACGTCAGACGAAATGTATGCCAACTAAG AATCGATTTCGAGAGGTTTTCACTCGGCCAACCGACCAAACAGACGTCAGAATCAGCATATACATGTGAACGTGACGAGTTTACATTAATTTCGAACGATGACACCAAAATAAACGTGCCTGTTCTATGCGGTGAAAATTCCGGTCAACACG TGTACGTGCCCGTAAACCAGCAGCAGTCTGACtcgaaaaacaacaacaactatAACAACAAGCatcaaataacattaaaattccgATTGACTGCGAGGGATGAAGACGACACAGACCCAGAACCattttggaaattaaaaatCTCACAATTGGAATGCCAAACGACGTCGACCAATTGGTGGAAGATCAAAGACATCGCACGTCAAGTCTGGGATTGGGAAGATGAAGAAAGAGATGCTACAAGATCCAAGTACAGTCTAG cGCCAGAAGGTTGTTTACAATACTTTACTGACAAACACGGTTCATTCGAAAGCTTCAACTATAACAAAGGGATGGGACACTATTTGGGAAATTTAAATTACGCGACATGCTTCAGAAGGAACCAAGACACATGCGGAATCAA ATACGAGGCGGTAAAATTCCAAGTGGCGTACAACCAGAGGCTGACCGGTTCCACGGACCGAGACTGCGATACGGTTCCAGCCGGCGAGTCCGAACAGACCACGCCGACATCGGGAACCACACAGCCGTCCACCGAAACCACTCAAGCTTCTGCAGAAACCACTCAGGCTCCCACGGGAACCACTCAACTTTCCACGGAAACCACTCAGCCATCGAGCTCGACCGAAACATCGCCAAACGGACGCAGCAGCAGGAAACGGTCATCCGAACGCGGTGACTACTTGCTCATACCGGACGGCCTTTATTCGAGCTCGCGGTTCGCGTCAAAATATTGTGACAAGTCGCTGGAAAACGTCGATGACAGCACAG tCAAGACTCAAGGACCTCTATACGTGGCCTTTGTCAGTGACGATTACTCTAATCCAAACGAAGATGTGGAAAAGGGATACAAGATAAATTATTCATTGACAAACACTGGAtgttaa